From Plasmodium cynomolgi strain B DNA, chromosome 9, whole genome shotgun sequence:
TGTCGTTTATTACCTTATCGTAATTTTgcgaattaatttttaatacctcatttttgtatatatctTCATATTCATCCTCAAAATGGTGACCAAAATTAGGGAaccctcctcctccacctgAGGAGGTAAATTTGAAATGGAAGTTCCCTGCACGACCACCTCCTccacctcttcctcctccggcGAATTGtctaaatatttcatttaccACATCTTGATCAAAATGGAAGCCACTCCCAAATCCTCCTCCTGGTCCTCCTTCACCACCTCCGGCTGCTCCATCTGCGTAATTTTCACCATACATGTCatacatttttctcttctccgGATCTGACAGAGTTTCATACGCATTAGCTATTTCTATAaagtctttttctttatctggAGCTACATCCGGGTGATACTCCTTGGCTAGTTTCCTATATGCCTTTGAGATGTCCTCCTTGCTGGCATTCCTTTTAATCCCCAGCCTTTTGTAATAATCCATTCCTCTTCcgaaagacaaaaaaaaggacaacaCTAGCAGAATTACGGAATGCAtgttggttattttttttctcttcctcacGTTTACcaccttcatttttttttttttttcttctcgtgCGATgcagttttgttttgttttgttttgttttattttgttttattttgttttatttttattttattttatttttttttccttcctcgtTCTGACTAAACAATcggagaaatgaaaaaaaaaaaaaatgctgcttCAGTTCTGCTCATTAAGGAGTAGTGTTCCACTCCAGCACGGTGGCAGAAATCGAAAACTTCAAACTTATCGCATGAGGTCTCTGCTCAGTGCTAAAACGAAACAAGTGGTACATTGAGTGGCAATACGTCTTTACATCANNNNNNNNNNNNNNNNNNNNNNNNNNNNNNNNNNNNNNNNNNNNNNNNNNNNNNNNNNNNNNNNNNNNNNNNNNNNNNNNNNNNNNNNNNNNNNNNNNNNNNNNNNNNNNNNNNNNNNNNNNNNNNNNNNNNNNNNNNNNNNNNNNNNNNNNNNNNNNNNNNNNNNNNNNNNNNNNNNNNNNNNNNNNNNNNNNNNNNNNNNNNNNNNNNNNNNNNNNNNNNNNNNNNNNNNNNNNNNNNNNNNNNNNNNNNNNNNNNNNNNNNNNNNNNNNNNNNNNNNNNNNNNNNNNNNNNNNNNNNNNNNNNNNNNNNNNNNNNNNNNNNNNNNNNNNNNNNNNNNNNNNNNNNNNNNNNNNNNNNNNNNNNNNNNNNNNNNNNNNtttcttttttttttttttttttttttccatttagcTCCTTCCGGAAATGTTTCCAAATTGCAGCATAAATGGTATATCCCTGCGCGCGACAGTCAAAGGAAGGAGggagtggaaaaagaaagaaaaaaaatagaaaaaaaaaagaaaaaatagaaaaaaagaaaaaaaaaaacttgccTAATACTCATATGTACTACGCACGTTATGCTCTGCGCGTGGTCGGCATATACTTTGCTCAACCGGAACGTGTAATTCATCACGGCCACTTGGCTAACCCGTTTTGACCCACCTCTTCTGTGGAAGCACACCAAAGCTGTTCCGCGCTTAGTGTCATTATGGTCATTCGGAAGATGTTGACCCACTGACCAAATGGCCTACTGACCAAAAGACCCACTGACCGACTGACCCACTATCCAACTGACCCACtgatttatttcttccttttgcttgtCCGCccgccctttttttccacgtgacaaagtgggaagaagagCGCCCTCTACTGCTTACCgtgtaaggaaaaaaaaacatggaaCGTACAAAGCGTTCATTTTTACTGGACCCCcggtgtgtacatatatatgaagcGTACGCAAAACGGGGGAGGACACACCCaccaaatgaaaaggaaattacGAAGCGAACTTCCTGATCACTTCATTCATGTCAATTTTgcgaaagggaaaggaacttcaaacgcaaaatggattttaataaaaaggcaaaaaaaatacatgcaaAAGTATGGCTTGTAGGAAAACCCACCCCACATATAAACacatccttttttgtgacccGTGTGCAAATCAACTTATCGCGCAGGTTGGACTGGTGGTGGTAATAAAGCATACCTGTGACAGACTACCAAGTCGCGGAACTGCAAGGATGTAAACAGGAAGGACTTCCAAACGCGCAGGGGGGATATGCTCAGTGACTCCTTGTAAAATAGGAAACAACTGCAGTGATGCGACAGGCGGCACAGTTACGTTTTTTGGGAGACATGCACAATATGGTACTTCTGTACGGCTCCTAAGTTGGCACGCATAACGGTTGCACTTCTTCCTCACATcgatgcgttttttttttttttccaaaatggattTCTTCTCCCCCAACCCTGcgcaatgaaaaaaattgcaaaacatCAACTCGAAGGGAATTCAGCGGCACAGTGTAACTAACCCTGCTGTGGGAATTTTNNNNNNNNNNNNNNNNNNNNNNNNNNNNNNNNNNNNNNNNTTCTttggcacatttttgcattccttCTTCCCACAGCAATTGCACACGTGgcgctgcaaaaaaaaaaaatgacagttCGTATGAAcggtgaaaataaaaacaaagcTCATCCTTCCATTGCGTTGAGCCCACTCCATGGCGATTTATGAGTCATTCTGTATGGTGTGAAACACGTCTACATGGGTGTGCCCCCTTCGAATTAGCATTTTGTCCTGCTAGAGTAAAACTCCCCTCGCTTTTGCACCTCAGGAGGGAGTCATCCGTCCAAATGGTTTTTACCTATAAAGTTTACGTTACGAAAATCCTCGCGATTTCACGAAAttgtttgttccctttttacatGTTGGTATGACCACACCAAAATTACTCAGCAAGGATCGTCTCCTCGAAAGTGATTCTTTCTACGCGCAGCCACATCGACAAAAGGTACTTTCCCAAATGGGCATACGTCGATAAAAACATCACCTATATGCATACCAGTAGTAGCTCAACGTGACTACACCTTTTTTGTACACCCTGCgtaaagagagaaaaaaaaaaaaaaaatcgagaTGGGAaactctgcttcttcccaaaatgaacagataGGGAGAAGACTAATTCTGTTGAGTGATGAACTTACGCAGAATtgtgaaaacaaaaatgacgcGAAGGTTCAGGATGGCATAAAGCTGGAAGAGACGGGGAACACCACACTGGAACAGATTACCGCGCAAACGGCACCACCGGGGACAGGTAACAACATgcacatggaaaaaagaataagcGATGGGACAGACGGGGAACCATCTTTGCAAGTGTGGCAACCTGCGTGTAGAGGCCGCTTCCACCAAAGTGAATTACTCCACAGTGATGCCAACCGAAGGGGATATTACCACTGAGTGTTGCTACTCAGTACCTCTACCCCCTCTGCCAAGGCGATATCCCAAATGTGTACTAGGAAAAACCTCAATCGGCACACCCACCATTTCTGTTAATGTTATTTACAGATCGCACCACttcgatgaagaaaaaaaaaaatgtaagcaAACAAAATGCAGCTCACTTTTCtcattcttcatttcttcccACCGCACCCCACAGAACAGCAATACAAGGAGATACGCAGCGAGATCCTCAATGACCTGATTAGGGAACGCgagaaatatatgtattcACAGATCGACCCATTTTACTCCTCAGATAATGGAGGAAGTGACGAGTTCAGGGCGACCCAAATGAGTAACAGCAAATGCATTTcggatgaacaaaaaatatataaatgccTTAAAGACATGAATGAGTCCACGTCGGGCTTTGTTAACTCCTACTCCAGGTGCTGCAGATACTTGCAAAGATACGAAAATTGTGTACATAAAATACGTGTATGATGGGAAGCGTTTCTCAACTGGAATCGTGTAGCCATTTCGTCGTAGCAAATgcgtgattatttttttttttttcccagtgTTGACTCCACTTCACTGTGAAATGTAGACGCGCACGCCAGGGTTAACCTCGTCTGTTTCGCTATCCATGCGGGGCCATCCCCTCCACGTGGATACAAACCATcatgtgcttccccccaaTGGGTTACCCCTCCGAATAAACGTTAAAGAAAttcatgcgttttttttttttttttctttcacaaTATTGAATCGTAACCGCGGTGGATTCTCCTCCAGTCGTGTGTTTTCCTTCCACAATGATAAGTGCATAGCTCCCCGGCACAGGTTCATGAGAATATCCTCAGCGCATTCTGACATATATGCCGCAttaaatgggaagaaaaaaaaaaaataaaaaaaaaataacatcacTTGATGGCAAAAAGGTGGAAGGAAGAGAATACTCCGCCCAAATGACTGGCGAAATATTGCAACACTCTTCTGTGCAATTCTCTGA
This genomic window contains:
- a CDS encoding hypothetical protein (putative), whose protein sequence is MGNSASSQNEQIGRRLILLSDELTQNCENKNDAKVQDGIKLEETGNTTLEQITAQTAPPGTEQQYKEIRSEILNDLIREREKYMYSQIDPFYSSDNGGSDEFRATQMSNSKCISDEQKIYKCLKDMNESTSGFVNSYSRCCRYLQRYENCVHKIR